The Cloacibacterium caeni region AAAACAGCCAAAAGGAATTTTGGATAATACCGTACCACGAAACCAAACCCGACAAAACACCTATCAGTGTACCTATCATAAAGGCATTGCGCTGACCTAATTTTCTAATAATGAGGGATGCGGGTATCATCATACCTGCCGTACCTACGGTAATCATTGCCAATGGTAAGGTCGCCAGATTTTTATCGGGAGCCATTTGTAAGCCTACCACACCCGAAAGTGTAATGACCAATATGGATGCAGTCTGGAACAACGCCTGCGAGGTAAACAGTAGATACACGTTGTTCCATTTTATTTTTGCTGTCATAATCTTAAAATTTATGATGCAAAATTGGCAATTTGTTTCGGGCTGCCTATTGTGATATTTCTTGTTTGATTTGTGAGGTTTACTGATTTAGTCTGGTATTGTAAATGCAAAAAGGTTATAGCATAACCGCTACAACCTTTGTCTATTTTATGAATGAAATCCTTTAGTAATTGAGCGAAAGTCCTGCACCAAAGCCCATATCACTATCATAGTGCGCCCTGATACCGATATGCCTCGTCAAAATGTACCGCAGGTCTGCCATATATTCCAAATCGGTATTGACCATAAACCCGGCTCTTAACCGTCTGGAGATAGGTATATCCTCCCGCATCAATGATACCCTGAAAATACCGTCGTGGTAAACTTCTGCCTGTACGTTGACCAACATCGGCAAGGTGTACATTACCCCTAAGCTCACAGCAGCTCGGTTGTCTTTTTTATTAACCTGTCCGAAGAGGTTTTTCTCGTGCTCGTCCATTCCCATTCTGCGGTATCGCCAATCGAAACCGACAAAAGGCATCAGCCATTGCATTTTACCAATGTAACGTCCCAAATGCGTTTCCACTTCATAGCCGTGCATATCATTATAGCCTAAACGCCATTCCGTACCCAAACTGTAACGGGCGTTCATCAACATTGCTTCTCCGTCAATACCATTGGTCGCAAAATCACTTTGAGCCATCAAATGTGGCATATTGCTTTCACGCTGCAACATTTTATATGCTTTTTCCTTATTGGGTAAATACGGATTTTTGTAATCATCCACAGCGAAAACCCTATTCATACCTGCCATCATATGATACAGGATATGACAATGGAAAAACCAATCACCCTCGGTATTCGCAAGGAACTCTATCGTATCGGTTTCCATCGGCATAATGTCGATGATGTTTTTCATCGGTGCATTTTCGCCGTGCTCATTCAGCACCCTGAAATCAAAACCGTGCAGGTGTATCGGGTGGCGCATCATTGAGTTATTATAAATCGTAATCCTCAATACTTCGCCTTTTTTAACAGGTATCTTATCTGTTTCTGCCAAAACCTTGTTATCCATACTCCAAACGTAACGGTTCATATTTCCCGTTAAGGTAAATTTCAGTTCCTTAACCGGGGCATCAGCCGGAAGCGTGGTATTATGCGGCGATTTCAACATTGCGTAATTGAGCGTTTTAATGTCGCTCAACGCATTAGCATTATAACGGTTGGGGTCTTCGTCGCTATTCATCTTATGGTCGCCGTGATGCTCCATAGACGGTGCTGTACCCTTGTTTTTTTTGCTCTTTTCCTCGCCTGTAATCTCCGGGTACATCACTACGTTCATATCCATTTGGTTCAGGCTCATATTCATTCCCATATCTTCCAGGTCGCCGTTCATCTTCATCATATCGTTCATCATTTGCATACCCTCAAAATATTTCAGGCGTGGCATTTCCCCGACCAATTGTTTTGTACCGTTGCCAATAAAATAGCTTGTGGATTGGGTACGGTCTTCGGTGGTTGCCATAAATTCAAAGGCTTTGCCGTCCTCGGGAATGGTAACAACCACATCGTAAGTTTCCGATACAGCAATAATCAGCCTGTCCACTTCCACAGGCTCCACATCGTTGCCATCACTCGCCACTACGGTAATTTTACCGCCTGCATAGCGCAGCCAAAAGTAAGACGATGCACCCCCATTGGAAATGCGTAAACGTACTTTATCGCCTGCTTTTAAGGGCTTGCCGTCAATGCTTTTTAAATCGGTATGATGATTACCGTTCATCATTACACGGTCGTAATACACATCGCTCACGTCCATTGCCAACATACGCTTCCATTCGTTGTTCAGCTTGGTTTTGAATTTTCCGCTTCTAATGGCTTCGGCGTAGCTTTGTGTTGCGCCTTTCCTTATCGCAAACCAGTCGCTTGCTGCGTGCAGCATACGGTGTACATTTTCGGGCTTCAGGTTCGTCCATTCGCTTAGCATTATGGGAATTTCCGGTAAATCGTCAATTCCTTTCCTAAATGTTTTATCATCAGCCCTTTTGCGCATTATAAAGCTGCCGTACATTCCAATCTGTTCCTGCAATCCCGAATGTGAGTGATACCAATGCGTTCCGTTCTGAATAATCGGAAATCGGTAAGTATAAGTTGCGCCCGGCTCAATCGGCATTTGCGTTAAGAAAGGTACGCCGTCTTCCTTATTCGGCAGGAACAAGCCGTGCCAGTGCAGGGATGTACTTTCTTTTAACTGGTTATGCACTACGATTTCTGCCGTGTCGCCCTCTGTAAATTCAAGCGTGGGCATCGGGATTTGCCCGTTTACAGCAATTGCCCTCTTTTCCTTGCCCGCATAATTTACAAGCGTATCTTTTACATACAGGTCGTAATGAACTACCTTTTGTGCAATGCTGACTTGTGATATAAAGATTGCCAACAGGGTTAGCGGCAACAGCTTTTTGTAAAGAAATTTTTGATTATCCATTTTAAAAATCGCATTGGTTATAAAGATTAAAAGGCATTGCCCATTGAGCAATGCCTTTGTGGGTTATTATTTAGTTTCGGTAACTTTACCACAAGTAAGCATAGAAGAACCGTAGTAAGGATTTTTAATCTCCTTTTCTTTGCTTAACCAATATGCTTTTTTCATCGGGCAATATTGGTAGTAAACGGGTTGGTTTACTTTGTCTGATGATTTTACCACTTTCCACAGTACGGTTGATACTTCGTTGAAAGCGGCTCTTTGCTTTTCAAGGTTGTTACCTGCCTTACTTAATTTGTCGGTGGCTTTCTGCAATTCTGCTTTCTGTGCAAAATCGCCCTCGCTCTTAACGGCTTCGTTCAGTGCGCTAATGGCGGTGCTTGCCGCTTTACTATCGCTGCTTACCAAAGCATTTTTTACGCTGATGTAGTTGTTCAGCAGGTTGCCTGTATTTTGCGCAAAGGCAGAAAATCCAAACAACATTACGGTCATTGCTACTATTAACTTTTTCATTTTTTTATCCTTTTTAATAATGAGTGAATGGCTGATTATTCTGAAATGGGTTCAGCTTTAAACCCTTTTTTCTTGATGATGGCGACAACCTCGTCTTCGGTAATGCCCTCTGCTTTTACAGTCAGGATTTTATCGGCGTTGGTCGTATCAACGTTCCATTCGCAGATACCGCCTGCGTTATCTAAATCTGCCTGCACTTTTGATACACAGTTGCTGCAATTAAGGTTTGTCTTGAATTGAAGATTTTTGCTTTCCATTGTCTTGAACTTTTATTTGTTTTTGCTGATACAAAAATCGGTAGATAATGCGCTAAGCTGTTTGTGAAATTCCTTGTTTGATTTATGATATTTACTGATTGCATTTCAAAAACGGTTCCGCTTGTAATATTCCGGCTTTGTTTTATGACTTTTACTGATTATAGTGCTCGTTCAGAATAAGCGGAATACTTTTATCGAAGTATAACGCTAACTGTTTTATAAAATGGCTATCAAAACCTTTCTCTCCGTTTTGCATCGGGCTATGTTGTAGCTTCGGGTTCCCAACCCCAACACGATTGCACAAATCTTCTTTGTGCAACAATCTTTATTGCAAAATCACACATAACATAATTTTTAAAAATCATATATAATGACAAACGATTTAAAGAACGTCGAATATGGCTTGGATAAGATATTCGAGGGCGCACAAGATTTTTTACCGATTTTAGGAACAGACTACGTGGAATTTTATGTAGGCAATGCGAAACAGGCTGCTCACTATTACAAATCAGCTTTCGGGTTTCAGTCGTTGGCGTATGCCGGACTGGAAACAGGCTTACAGGACAGGGCTTCTTACGTGGTAAAGCAGGACAAAGTGAGACTGGTATTAACGACCGGGATGCGCTCTAATTCCGAAATTAACGGACACGTAAAGAAGCACGGCGACGGCATCAAAGTAGTGGGTCTTTGGGTAGAAGATGCCCGCAAAGCCTTTGAAGAAACCACGAAAAGAGGTGCTAAAGCCTATATGGAACCAACTGTAACTACCGATGAAAACGGCGAAGTGGTACAATCGGGCATTTATGCGTATGGCGAAACGATTTTTATGTTTACCGAACGCAAAAACTACAACGGTATATTTATGCCGGGCTATGAGCAATGGGAAACCGAATATAACCCTGCGCCTGCGGGACTAAAATATATTGACCATATGGTGGGCAATGTGGACTGGAACCAAATGGACACCTGGGTAAAATGGTTTGAGGATGTAATGGGATTTGAGAACTTCCTGTCATTCGATGATAAGCAGGTTTCTACCGAATATTCTGCCCTGATGTCTAAAGTAATGGCAAACGGTAACGGCAGAATTAAATTCCCGATAAACGAACCCGCAGAGGGCAAAAAGAAATCACAGATTGAAGAGTACCTTGAATTTTACGAGGGCGAGGGCGTTCAGCATATTGCCGTAACTACGGATGATATTGTAAAGACCGTAAACGACCTGAAATCAAGAGGGGTTGAATTTCTGTCAAGACCGCCACAAGCGTATTATGATGCCATTCCTGAACGCTTAAAAGCGCATATGCACCGCTTTAAAGAAGATATCAAGGAATTGCAGGAGTTGGGTATTCTGATTGATGCGGACGAAGAGGGCTATTTGTTACAAATCTTTACCAAACCAGTTGAAGACCGTCCTACATTTTTCTTTGAGGTTATTCAAAGAATGGGTGCAAGAGGTTTCGGCGCAGGAAACTTTAAGGCATTGTTCCAATCTATCGAAAGAGAGCAAGAACGCAGAGGAACATTATAATTTTTGTAACTTTAGCAAAGTCCTGATTTATTTCAGGGCTTTGTTGTTTATATAAAAAGGAGAATGGATATAGCGACCGAGAACAATCAGGATAAAATGATAGGTTATTTCGATTTTTTTGGAATGCCAGATGGGATTGTAAGCAACACAGTTTGGTTTGACGAGAATTATAAAATTGTTTTCTTAAAAGAAGGACGTGTTAATGTTGATTTTGTTGACTATGATTTTGAAGAAAGTACATTGCTTTTCTTTAGTATAGGGCAACAATTCAAAATATCTAAAAATTCGGAAGGAAGCATTGTTTATTTTAACCCGAATTTCTATTGTATCGCTTTTCACGATAAAGAGCTTGCTTGTGACGGACTTCTTTTCGACAACGTTTTTGAACTTCCTTTTATAGCGCTCACCGCACATCAAAGAGACATTTTTCAAAAAATACTTATTTCTATTAAAGAGGAAATTGCGGTAAAAGATTTTTGGGCGGAAGAAATGATTAAGACCTATATCAAGCAGGTTGTTATTTTTGCTACCCGAACTCTTGCAAAAAAGGACTACGATATTTATCACCCCGTATCATTCGATAAAGAGCTGGCGAGAAAATTTAGCCAATTGGTAGAGCAAAATTATCGAACTATCCACTCCGTAGCAGATTATGCATCTATGCTCAATCTTACACCTAAAAACCTCAACCGAAAAATAGTAACAGAAAAACAGATTGCTCCAAATACAATTATCAAAAATCGAATTATCCTTCAGGCAAAAAGATTACTTGTCAATACAACGTTAAGCATTAAAGAAATCGCTGTTTATCTCGGGTACGAAGACTATTCTTATTTTCTTCGCTTTTTCAAATCACAAACGGGCTCTTCACCTCTTACATTCCGAAATTCAATGTAACCCTACTTATGGGTAAAATGTCCTATTAAGTGTGAAGTATGTGTATTGATAGCCTTTCTCTGAAGCAGTAATTTTGTTATGTAATTAAAAATAGAGTACAATGAAAGCAAAAATCACAGCTAAATGGCAAGGTAATTTTAAAAACGGAAATGGAAATTTTGATGCATCGCATTCTACTATTGGTAGAAGTGTTTTTAAACACAATAAAGCAGAAGGAGAAACTACTGCTACTAATCCGGAAGAATTAATGGCGGCAGCGCACGCAGCTTGTTACACAATGACATTAAATTATATCCTCACGAGCAACGGTATAGAGGCAGAGAAAATTGAAACATCCTGTACTATAACCGCAACAAGCTTCGATATTACTAATTCCGATTTGGTACTGGATGCAGAAATACCTGGTTTAACCAATGAAGATTTTTTAAAATACGCTGAACAGTCAAAAGCAATGTGTCCTGTAGGAAAAGCATATAATTTAGAAATTTCATTAACTGCCACCTTAAATTAAAATCAGGTCAATTTTGGGGGATTGAGTTCATTAGTTTAATCAAATTAAAGTCACGGTATATCCCGTGACTTTTTAGTTTGCAATATTTACATAAAGTACTTTAAGAACTTTGGATTAACAACCCAAGAAGCGACGACAATAGCAGTACGCACTTCCAACAATTCAGTTTATTCATATTATCAATTTTTAAAGGTTAAATTTTTACTATTTCAGTGTTTTCTTTAGGGATAACCAGCACAGGTACATTTACCAAATGCCTTACCTGATTTATGGTTGCGCCGTACAACAAATCTTTCAATCCCTTATGCCCGTGTGCACCCATTACCACCAGTTCAGCACCGGACTGATTGACGATTTCGGCAATGGCATTGGCAGTCCTTCCAAAGCCTAGTTTTGCATCAGCAAAATATCCGTTGTCCTGTAACTGCTTTGCGTATTCCTCCAAAAACTCCCTGTCTTTTACAGTTTCCTCGTCGGTACTGTCGTGAAAGTGCGATGCGGATGCCACACTCTCCACGATATGAATGAGCGTGTACCTGCTGTCTTTACCGCCCTGCGTAATGGCGTGGTTGATAACCTTGTGGTCAAGGGTCTTAAAATCCACAGTAAGCGCAATATTCCGGTATGGCACGAATGGTTGTAGCTGCAAAGGCTCCGGCTTGTCGTGCGGTGTTATTTCACAAAAGGCTTTTCTACTGAATAATGGGTACAACGTAGTATATGCCATCAAAATGATAAAACCTATCCCACCCAAAATGATTAAACTTTTACAAGCTATGTTACCTGAAGTAGCAAAAAAACTAAATGCTTCCTCTGCTAATAGTTTGGAATTTAGATACACCAGTAGGATTGTTATAACCCAAGCCGTTATTTTTATCAAGGGCTTGATGGCAAATTTGCCCATTGTCCTTTTATCACTTACAAAATGTATAAGTGGAATAACTGCAAAACCCAGTTGCATACTCAATACCACCTGGCTGAAGATAAGCAGGCTATCTACATTGTCCTCGCCATTGATTAGGATTACCAAAGCTGCCGGAACTATGGCGAGTAACCTCGTGATAAGCCTTCTTAATAAAGGGTTTATTCTAAACCGCAGATAACCCTCCATTACGATTTGGCCGGCAAGCGTACCTGTAATGGTACTGCTTTGCCCGGCAGCTATCAATGCTACGGCAAAGAGTTTGGCTGTAAAATTACTTCCGAAATGTTGAGGTAATAGCTCGTAAGCCTGCTTTAGCTCCGCCACATCAGAACGCCCGGTTTTGTAAAAAACCGTAGCGGCAAGAATTAATATAGCAGCATTTACAAACAATGCCATATTTAATGCAATAGCACTGTCCCAAAAATTTAGCTTGATTGCTTTTTTGATGCTGGCGTCATCACGGTTAAACTTTCTTGTCTGTACCAATGCAGAATGGAGGTATAGATTATGTGGCATTACCGTCGCACCGATAATGCCGATGGCGATATACAATGCTGTATCGTTCTGAATGTGTGGTATCAGTCCTGTCGCTATTTCTCCTACATTGGGATTAGCTACCCATATTTGCACAAGGAATGACATTCCGATAACGAATATCAATCCAATAATAAAGGCTTCTAGTTTTCTCATTCCCCATTTTTGTAGGGTCATCAACAAGAATGTATCTAACGCAGTAATTGCAACACCCCAAATCAAGGGCATTCCTGTAAGTAATTGCAAGCCTATCGCCATACCCAATATTTCAGCAAGGTCTGTGGCCACAATAGCTATTTCTGCAAGTAGATACAGTATAAAGTTTATTTTCTTCGGGTATGTTTCCCGGTTTGCCTGTGCCAAATCCCTATTACGAACGATGCCCAACCTTGCTGACAAGCTCTGGAGCAATAAACCCATAATGCTACTCATCAACAAAACCCAAAGTAATGAATATCAGAACTGGCTGCCACCCGCCAAACCAGTTGCCCAGTTGCCTGGGTCCATATACCCAACACTGACAAGATAAGCTGGCCCGAAAAAAGCCAGTACTCTCCGCCAACGGGATTTACCAGGAGTGGTCGTATCGACTGAATTATGTATTTCGCTTAGTGAAGCCTGTGATTGTTGTTTACCCATTTCCAAAATTGCTTACGATAAAAAAACTGCCGCAAAAATAATCTTGCGGCAGTCCAACTTAACAATTAAAACTTCATTCTTTGTATCCGCACCGCATTAAGAATTGCTAATAAGGCTACACCTACATCGGCAAATACAGCTTCCCACATTGTTGCTAATCCTCCTGCACCAAGTATAAGCACGATTGCTTTTACTCCGAATGCCAATGCTATATTTTGAAAGACGATTTTTTTAGTCTGTTTTCCGATATTAATAGCCATTGGTATTTTGGATGGCATATCGTCCTGTATCACAACATCGGCTGTTTCAATAGCAGCATCACTTCCTAAACCGCCCATTGCGATACCTGCATCACTCAACGCAATTACTGGAGCATCATTTACACCATCACCTACAAACGCCACGCTGCCATTACGGGATTTGATTTCCTTTACTTTATTTACTTTGTCTTCAGGTAATAAATCCCCATACGCACTGTCAATGCCCAACTGTCCCGAAACAAACTGAACAACGGTATTTTTATCACCACTCAACATTGTGGTTTTTACACCCATTTTACGCAGATTTTCAATTGCTGCTTTTGCATCTACTTTAATGCTGTCCGAAATGGTTAAATATCCTACGAACTTTCTATCATAAGCAATCGCTATTACTGTGTAAACTATGTTTGCGGTATCTGCATCGTGGCTGATGTTAAATTTATCGAGCAATTTGAAATTACCTACTAAAAGCTCTTTACCGTTAACGGTGGCTTTTAATCCGTGTCCTGCTATTTCTTCAACATTTGCTAAATTTACGTCGGCATCTACCTCTCCCCAATAATTGTGGATTGCGGTTGCAACAGGGTGTGTACTTTGACTTTCCAATACGTTGACGAGGTTGAGTATTTCGTCTTTATTGAATTCTGGTTTGATAAAGACTTCCTGGACTTTGAAAACACCTTCGGTGAGGGTTCCCGTTTTATCCATCACTACATTTTCTACTTTGGCAAGAATATCAAGGAAATTAGACCCTTTAAGCAGGATACCGTTTCGACTTGCTGCCCCAATACCACCAAAATAACCCAGAGGGATGGAGATTACCAAAGCGCAAGGACAAGAGATAACCAGGAATACCAATGCTCTATACAACCATTCACTGAATACATAATTATCTACGAAAAGTGCGGGAAGTAAGGTAATAGCAATAGACAGATATACGACTATCGGCGTATAAATTTTGGAAAATTTACGGATAAACAACTCGGTTGGTGCTTTTTGCGATGTGGCATCCTGAACCAGTTCCAAAATTCTGCTTAACTTACTATCCGAATAATCGGTTGTTACCTTTATTTGGCTTACAGTGTTGAGGTTAATCATACCTGCCAATACAGCTTCGCCTTTACTTTTTGTATCAGGTTTGCTTTCTCCTGTAAGGGCTGCTGTATTGAAAGAGGCGGTTTCTGAAATCAACTCGCCGTCCAATCCCAATTTTTCGCCCGGCTTTAACTGAATAACATCGCCTATGTAAGCATCTTCAGCTTTTACAACAATAGGCTTACCTGCTCTGATAACCGTTACCTCATCAGGGCGTTGGTCTAATAGGGCTTTAATATTACCTTTTGCTCTTGATACCGCAATAGTCTGAAATACTTCACCTACGGAGTAGAACAGCATTACAGCTACTGCTTCAGGATATTCGCCAAGTGCAAATGCACCGATTGTCGCAATCGCCATCAAGAAAAATTCTGAAAAAAAGTCTTTGTATCGGATACTTTCAATAGCTTCTTTGATTACTGGCAATCCGACAGGTAAATAAGCGATAACGTACCAGGCAATTCTAACCCAACCAGTGAACCAGTTTTGAGTAAAGTAATTATCAAAACCGATAGCAACAAGTAATAAAGCTAAAGATATACCCGCAGGCATAAATAACTGAAATGGCGTTTTGCCCTCTATGTCGTGACTGTGGTCGTGGTCATCACCGTGGCTGTGCCCGTGGTGATCGTGATTGTGTCCGTGGTGGTCGTGATTGCGTCCGCTTTTTTCTATATGGTTGTGGTCATCATCACAATGTTTAGTATCGGCTTTACTGCAACTTTTGCCGCCAGTGTGTCCGTGTCCGTCATCGGAATGATTAGCATCTTTCAGCAAATCTGATGCACCTGCATTTTTATAAATCTTTTCTGTTTTCAAACAGCATAGTTGATTTCCCTGTGTATCATATTTATGTTTATGCTCTTTTTTATTTACCAGGTTCAGACTATCGTCTGTACTACAACATATTTTTGACATATCTAAAATTTTTTTTATTTCTATTTGTAAAACAAAATTACTCTGCCATTTTGGGAACCTGGTTGCAAAAGCGAAACAGCTACCATTTTAGCAAAACCCTTATATTTGATTTACTGGCTGATTGCTTATTAGGAACAATCAGAGGGTATTTGTTATTTTAGTGTGCGTGAGCGTGACCGCCACCACCTGATAATTTCGCATTGATGAAAAACGCACCTTTGGTAACTATCCTTGCATCTTTGGGAATTTCCGTTACTGGAGTAATGCTCGTATAACCCATTTCTGTAACACCTGTAACCACTTCAATTTTTTCAAAATTTACCGTGCCTGCCGCTTCCTCTTTATGCGCTGTCTTTTCATCGCCGTGGTCGTGCCCGTGTCCGTCTTCTTCTCCGGCTGCCTGCGGCTTTTTGTTGGTAATGACAAAGATGTATTTCTTACCGTCCGCATCTACCACCGCATCATTTGGAACTGACGGGGAAAGCACATTGTTGAGGCTCACAATCGCCGTAATGTTCATCCCGTCAATCAGTCCCTTTACATTGCCTTTTACACGGGCGTGTATGGGAATGGTTTTGCTGTCGTTTTCAAACGCCGAACCAATACCGTATATCACGGCATCGTGCTCGTTTACCGGATTATTGGTCAGGGTAAAATGTATGGTCTGCCCGGTTTTCAGCAAGGGCAAATCTTTTTCAAATACATTCAAATGCAAATGCAGGGAACTGTTATCTACAATTTCAGCCACAGGCGAAGAAACATCTACATAGCTGCCGATTTTGCCGTACACATTGCTAATGGCTCCGCTAATGGGGCTTGTAACTATCAGTGAGGATTTAAGTGAACTGTTGCTGACTGAATTTGGATTGATGCCCATTAGCTGTATTTGTTGATGCAAAGAGGCTTTGCGGGTTCTTAACGCATTGAGTTCGGCGGTGGCATTTTGCAGGTTTTTCAATGCCCCGGCATTGCCGGTGTTCAGTTCTTTTTGTCTTTGCATTTCCTGTTCGGCAAAAGTTATTTTACTGTTGATGGTCAGGTATTCTTCCTGCAACTGGATAAACTGCGGGTTGGCAATGGTGGCAATAACCTGTCCTTTGCGTACATAGTCGCCAATCTGTACATTAATAGATTTTATCACGCCACCGTATAAAGAGGTAGCATTTGCCTTGCTACTGTTGGGCAAACTCAAAATACCGTTCGCTTTAATAGTGGCGGTTAGTTCTTTCATTTCCACCACACCGTATTTGATACCTACAGCTTCAATCTGTTGGGGCGTAAGTGCCGCAACGGTGGCAGCGCCCTCTTCGGCTCCGTGCTCGTGTCCGTGCCCTGTATCGGCTTTTGCTTCCGTTTTGTGCTCGTGGTTATGACCGTCTTCGCTTTCCTTTTTTTGACTATCTCCACAGGCGGTCAGGGAAACTGTAAAGAGTGCTGCTAAAAACATTTTCGATATATTGTTCATCTTATTTGTTATTAAGGTAATTGTATTGAATTGCTGAGTGATTGTAACTGTTCAGAACGTCCAGATAATTTTGGCGGATATTGATTGCCTGCGTTAAGAACTGGCTTAGTTCTGCAAAGCTGATATCTCCCGAGCGGTAGCTTTGTGACGCCGCTTCGGTAATATCCTTTGCCTGTTGCAGTCCCGATGTTTCAAAGAAGCTCAACAAAGCCATATTCTTTTCCATTTCTGCGATGGCAGATTTCTTGTCCGTTGCCATTACCTGCGTTTGGTAAGACAATAGGTTTTCCTGTACTTCCTTTTCCTTGTTGGCTACATTCACTTTGTTTTTATACGCACCTGCACCAAACAACGGGAAGCCTACCGAAACCGAAAAGCCCGTAAACGGGTCTGAAACGCCGTACAATCTCTGGCTGAATACCCTTGCTGAAAATTCGGGCAAATTGCTTTTCTTTTGTATCTTGATATTTGCCGCCGCAACGCTTACATTTTGCTGCTGCAACTGCAATACCGGGTGTACATTGTTTTCATCATACAAGTTCGTTTCCAATTTCTGTAACGGCTCATCTATTGGGAGTATCCATTCGTTACGATTGAGCAATACCATTAATTGCTGTTGCTGTATTACAATTTCCTTATTGTTCTGCTCCACGTAGGCTTTTAACTGTTTGAGTTGGGCATCTGCCGCAATCTGGTCGAGCTTTGCGACGTCGCCCGTTCTAACCCGAACCTGTGTTGTATTGAAGAGGTTGGTGTAAATGCTGTCAAGGCTTTTCAGTAACAGATTTTTATCCTGCAAAAACCACAACTGGTAATAAGCGGTTCTAACGTCTTTTCGGATATTGGCATTCATAACCTCTGTATTCAATTCGGAATATTTTAGCTGTGCTTTTAAATAGTCCTTGCGGGCAGCATATAAGCCGGGCCACGCAATACTTTGCGTAAGCCCGATTTTCCATATACCCGTTTTGTCCGATGGTCTTAAATCTTCATTTTCTACAAATACCTGTGTCATTGGTATATCGTTAGCGGTCTTTACATTGTATTTAGCCGCATCAATCTCCGACTTATTGACGTTGACCTGCCCATTGCTTTGCAATGCGGTATTAATAGCAGTATCTATGCTTACCCTTTCCTGGGCATTGGCAGTGGTCATACCTCCGATACCCAGTAAAAGAGCGATTACGGTTGTTTTCACACCTTTACTGTTTTTGAAATTAAATTTTGAATTGAATATGATGTAGAGCAATGGCAATACAAACAGGGTAAGAAATGTAGCCGTTATTAATCCGCCAATCACTACTGT contains the following coding sequences:
- a CDS encoding heavy metal translocating P-type ATPase; protein product: MSKICCSTDDSLNLVNKKEHKHKYDTQGNQLCCLKTEKIYKNAGASDLLKDANHSDDGHGHTGGKSCSKADTKHCDDDHNHIEKSGRNHDHHGHNHDHHGHSHGDDHDHSHDIEGKTPFQLFMPAGISLALLLVAIGFDNYFTQNWFTGWVRIAWYVIAYLPVGLPVIKEAIESIRYKDFFSEFFLMAIATIGAFALGEYPEAVAVMLFYSVGEVFQTIAVSRAKGNIKALLDQRPDEVTVIRAGKPIVVKAEDAYIGDVIQLKPGEKLGLDGELISETASFNTAALTGESKPDTKSKGEAVLAGMINLNTVSQIKVTTDYSDSKLSRILELVQDATSQKAPTELFIRKFSKIYTPIVVYLSIAITLLPALFVDNYVFSEWLYRALVFLVISCPCALVISIPLGYFGGIGAASRNGILLKGSNFLDILAKVENVVMDKTGTLTEGVFKVQEVFIKPEFNKDEILNLVNVLESQSTHPVATAIHNYWGEVDADVNLANVEEIAGHGLKATVNGKELLVGNFKLLDKFNISHDADTANIVYTVIAIAYDRKFVGYLTISDSIKVDAKAAIENLRKMGVKTTMLSGDKNTVVQFVSGQLGIDSAYGDLLPEDKVNKVKEIKSRNGSVAFVGDGVNDAPVIALSDAGIAMGGLGSDAAIETADVVIQDDMPSKIPMAINIGKQTKKIVFQNIALAFGVKAIVLILGAGGLATMWEAVFADVGVALLAILNAVRIQRMKF
- a CDS encoding efflux RND transporter periplasmic adaptor subunit, whose protein sequence is MFLAALFTVSLTACGDSQKKESEDGHNHEHKTEAKADTGHGHEHGAEEGAATVAALTPQQIEAVGIKYGVVEMKELTATIKANGILSLPNSSKANATSLYGGVIKSINVQIGDYVRKGQVIATIANPQFIQLQEEYLTINSKITFAEQEMQRQKELNTGNAGALKNLQNATAELNALRTRKASLHQQIQLMGINPNSVSNSSLKSSLIVTSPISGAISNVYGKIGSYVDVSSPVAEIVDNSSLHLHLNVFEKDLPLLKTGQTIHFTLTNNPVNEHDAVIYGIGSAFENDSKTIPIHARVKGNVKGLIDGMNITAIVSLNNVLSPSVPNDAVVDADGKKYIFVITNKKPQAAGEEDGHGHDHGDEKTAHKEEAAGTVNFEKIEVVTGVTEMGYTSITPVTEIPKDARIVTKGAFFINAKLSGGGGHAHAH